A single window of Granulicella mallensis MP5ACTX8 DNA harbors:
- a CDS encoding oligogalacturonate lyase family protein: MKSLFQSLAIGGLVLSPLLSLAQSPPRSWVDKDTGHRIWRLSDEPNSGGFYFNVNAYTPDSKQMIYTAPDGVHVLDLSTRKPHLLLPNPGGDSRAAGTPHPVVVGHKTNSLFYTVSSPDKSITTVYKIDTNTGDIRKLTDLPPHTSISTVNADETLAAGTYIEGDATGKEYGSNAPPKPGKTDTPATQGPHYQPTNKGEMMRLRLAARLPLVLFTVRLEPGPNGEKPGTMKTLLHSTDWVNHLLFSPTDPELLMYCHEGAWEKVDRIWMIHTDGTQNTLIHKRTMLMEIAGHEFWGLDGETIWYDWQYPRGEVFYLAGYNLKTHERTAYNMPRNDWSIHFNLTKDLDLFTGDGGDPGHVAKAPDDEWIELFHPELLKISDGALSGPDFFHPGVFHSEHLVNMAHHNYREEPNVRFSPDKSLVIFTSNIFGPSYVFGVEVQKAVNPPAADIQSTTELGRKFKPEAPPSGK, encoded by the coding sequence ATGAAGTCTCTCTTCCAATCCCTGGCTATCGGCGGACTCGTTTTATCGCCACTCCTCTCGCTAGCGCAATCCCCTCCACGTTCCTGGGTAGACAAAGACACCGGCCACCGCATCTGGAGGCTAAGCGACGAACCCAACTCCGGCGGTTTTTACTTCAACGTCAACGCCTACACGCCTGACTCCAAACAGATGATCTACACCGCCCCCGACGGCGTTCACGTCCTCGACCTCAGCACACGCAAGCCCCACCTGCTGCTGCCCAATCCTGGCGGCGATTCAAGAGCAGCCGGAACTCCCCATCCGGTTGTTGTAGGCCACAAAACAAACAGTCTCTTCTACACCGTCTCCAGCCCTGATAAGAGCATCACCACCGTCTACAAGATCGACACGAACACCGGCGACATCCGCAAGCTCACCGACCTGCCGCCACATACCAGCATCTCCACCGTCAACGCCGACGAGACACTCGCCGCAGGCACCTACATTGAAGGCGATGCCACCGGCAAAGAGTACGGCTCGAACGCTCCTCCCAAGCCAGGAAAAACAGACACCCCTGCGACTCAGGGCCCGCACTATCAACCCACTAACAAAGGCGAGATGATGCGGCTTCGCCTTGCCGCACGGCTTCCGCTGGTTCTCTTCACCGTGCGACTCGAGCCCGGACCCAACGGAGAAAAGCCGGGCACCATGAAGACGCTCCTGCACTCGACCGACTGGGTCAATCACCTGCTGTTCTCTCCCACCGATCCTGAGCTCCTGATGTACTGCCATGAAGGAGCCTGGGAGAAAGTCGACCGCATCTGGATGATCCACACCGACGGCACCCAGAACACGCTCATCCACAAGCGCACCATGCTGATGGAGATCGCCGGCCACGAGTTCTGGGGCCTCGATGGCGAGACCATCTGGTACGACTGGCAGTATCCCCGCGGAGAGGTCTTCTATCTCGCCGGCTATAACCTCAAGACGCACGAACGCACGGCCTACAACATGCCGCGCAACGACTGGTCCATCCACTTCAACCTGACCAAAGACCTCGACCTCTTCACCGGCGATGGCGGCGATCCCGGTCACGTAGCCAAGGCTCCCGATGACGAATGGATCGAGCTCTTCCATCCGGAGCTGCTCAAGATAAGCGATGGCGCACTCTCCGGACCGGACTTCTTTCATCCCGGCGTCTTCCACTCCGAGCATCTCGTCAACATGGCGCACCATAACTATCGCGAGGAGCCGAACGTGCGATTCTCTCCGGACAAATCACTCGTCATCTTCACCAGCAACATCTTCGGCCCCAGCTACGTCTTCGGCGTAGAGGTGCAGAAGGCCGTCAATCCTCCGGCAGCAGACATTCAATCGACGACGGAGCTAGGACGCAAGTTCAAGCCCGAAGCCCCTCCCAGCGGAAAGTAA
- a CDS encoding glycoside hydrolase family 28 protein, whose amino-acid sequence MNLVRPSFLRIALCLLLIAPLFEAGAFAAPAAKIFKVSDFGAKGDGTTLDSPAIQRAIDAASHSGGTVIVPAGTYLCGSIFVKSGVTLQIEKDATIRGSQKITDYPLMPTRVAGIEMTWPAALVNVYEQKNAAITGGGTIDGDGKIFWDSYRTLRSDYDPKGLRWAADYDAKRPRLVQIFNSDHIKLSGLMLKRSGFWTVHICYSHDIEVDGVTIRNNEDGKGPSTDGIDIDSSKKILVQHADISVNDDALCLKAGRDSDGLRVNRPTEDVVLKDSVVRAGAAGVTFGSETSGGFRNVEAYGITVLKPVPVGILFKSAHTRGGWAEDIRIHDMDLKDVAVAIRVIMNWNPAYSYATIPPEIKDYPSYWKVLGTPVPEDKGIAHFHDVHIWNIAGTAKTAFEVDGHPKAPLERFKLDHLALQTQTAGHIVNAANWNFSDIALTTADGSKVTVTDSHDVTGLN is encoded by the coding sequence ATGAATCTAGTTCGGCCCTCCTTCCTGCGCATCGCTCTATGCCTGTTGCTGATCGCTCCCCTCTTCGAGGCTGGAGCCTTTGCCGCTCCTGCGGCAAAGATCTTCAAAGTGTCCGACTTCGGAGCCAAGGGCGATGGCACAACCCTCGACTCCCCAGCGATTCAGCGCGCCATCGATGCCGCGTCGCATTCCGGAGGCACCGTCATCGTGCCGGCGGGCACCTATCTGTGTGGATCGATCTTCGTAAAGAGCGGTGTAACTCTCCAGATCGAAAAAGATGCCACCATTCGCGGCTCGCAGAAGATTACCGACTATCCCCTGATGCCAACACGCGTCGCCGGCATTGAAATGACCTGGCCCGCCGCTCTCGTCAACGTGTACGAGCAAAAAAACGCTGCCATCACCGGGGGCGGAACCATCGACGGTGACGGCAAGATCTTCTGGGACAGCTATCGCACCCTGCGCAGTGACTACGATCCCAAGGGCCTGCGCTGGGCTGCGGACTACGACGCCAAGCGGCCGCGCCTCGTCCAGATCTTCAACTCCGACCACATCAAGCTGAGCGGCCTGATGCTCAAACGGTCAGGCTTCTGGACCGTGCATATCTGCTACTCGCACGATATCGAAGTAGACGGAGTGACCATCCGCAACAACGAAGACGGCAAAGGGCCCAGCACCGACGGCATCGACATCGACTCCTCCAAAAAGATTCTGGTGCAGCACGCCGACATCTCCGTCAACGACGACGCGCTCTGCTTGAAGGCAGGCCGCGACTCCGACGGATTGCGCGTCAACCGCCCCACCGAAGATGTCGTGCTGAAAGACTCGGTCGTCCGCGCCGGAGCCGCCGGAGTGACCTTCGGCAGCGAGACCTCAGGCGGCTTCCGCAACGTCGAAGCCTACGGCATCACGGTCCTCAAGCCGGTGCCGGTTGGCATCCTCTTCAAGTCGGCGCACACGCGTGGCGGCTGGGCAGAGGACATCCGCATTCACGATATGGATCTGAAGGATGTCGCCGTGGCCATCCGCGTCATCATGAACTGGAACCCGGCCTATAGCTATGCCACGATCCCGCCGGAGATCAAAGACTATCCCAGCTACTGGAAGGTCCTGGGCACCCCAGTCCCGGAAGACAAAGGCATCGCCCACTTCCATGACGTTCACATCTGGAACATCGCGGGCACCGCAAAGACCGCCTTCGAGGTAGACGGCCATCCGAAGGCCCCACTCGAACGCTTCAAGCTCGATCACCTCGCCCTGCAAACCCAGACAGCCGGACATATCGTGAATGCAGCCAACTGGAACTTCTCAGATATCGCTCTCACCACCGCCGATGGCAGCAAGGTAACTGTCACCGACAGCCACGATGTAACAGGTCTCAACTAA